The region TTTCATTTGTGTGGCCACTGTTTGGTAGAGGGGGACACctaatataatatattttattgGCCTTTTAATGTGATACCTTAGTATACAACAACAGAAAGATACAAATTTCATGTAAATTCTTTTATATCTTAACAATCTCTTTGGCATATTGTTTGATTTCCTCTTTCTTTGGATTATGAATTTGTTTTTGATTCTTGACTGGAACTTTGACATGTAGTTTGACTTTAAAAGGCAAAAGTACCAAATCATAACATGATTTCCACATGTCAATATTCAAGTTCCTTTTGAATTTTAGTAATGGGACCAGAATCTTTTTAAAAAGTCTTCAAACCCCAACAGAAGTACTTGAAAGATATCATCAATATGGTAATCAATTAATCATGCATGCAATTTTATCATTTGGTCAAAGCCCATTATATCAAATCTTTAGAATCTTTTCCTTAAATTTATGtcaattatttaatatttattactTTGCAGGCTAATCCTTGTGATATATGTGGTGATAAAGGTGTGATTGAAGCTATAATAACATGTTGTGAATGCAAAACTTCTCGTCAGCATCTGTATGATTTCTCTTCTCTACTTCACTTTCACATGACAATATCATATGACTATAAACACATTCTTGTATGTAAAAGgtttatatttttaatcaattttataaaaaaaaaatacaatcatTTAGTAAAATTaactttttatataattaacagtTATAAACTATAAAGTACAAACATAACTTGAAAGTTTGTTATCATACATTTATAAAATACTCAAACCTTCAATCTTTTAAATATGTGAAATATTATTCGATATTCAATCGTTAATGTGTCTTAATGAATCATATGAACAATATGTGCTTAATCCATTGATTGGAGACGGAAATTTTAGATCATTTATTAGAAGTCTTTCTCAATAATGAAAATATGTCATTTAaagtgttttgttttgtttttattgtcCTTTTTTTGTCATAAATCATAATATAAAAGTAAATTTGTAATTTTCTTCATTTAGAAAACTTGAAAGTTGTATTTATGTATTAAAAGTAAATTTGTATGTTACTTTCAGGTATTGCATGAAGGTAGTTACTACAGAGGCACCACagttttggctttgtgaagaatGTGAGAGAAAAAAGTTGTTTTCACCAACAAAAACAACCGATAAAGAGCAGATACCTGAAGTTTTAATACAGAAAAACACAAGGGTACTAAAAAGTCCAAACAAAAGTTCTTTTGCTAGTCGATTTAACTTCAAGGAGAAAAGGGTGAATACAGGAAGAACAAAATATATCAGTTGTGATGAAGCAGTTAAACTTTCTTCAGGTGTTAACAGGTCTGAACAACAACCACTTTCTTCAAGAAATGCTTTCAGTTGTAAACATGGATCATCAAGATCCATGCCACCACCACGTGAAAAGAGTCTTGTTAAAATCTATGGAGCCACCAACAACTCCAAGTTTGAACCACAATTACAGCAACCTGTTGCTCAAAAATCAACTGCTGTGAAAGGTGAAACTCTTTATGCATACTTGTTATGTACTtttagtttgtaaaatgtaattacaAAAGTTATCGTTATCTTTAACCTTTTTTTGGGGTTCCTTGTTTCCAGATTCTATCAAGTCCACTAAGTGTTCTTCTGTAAGAGTTGAAAGAACAAACACAAAAAGCTTTTCACCAAGGAGTGAAGTCTTGCCTCCCACAAAAGAAGAAGCTGATATCAGAAAGCAGATTGAGGTGCCTAAATCTTCCAACAAAATCGAAAAAAACATCACACAAGAAACTATAAAGATGGGTATTGACTTATGAATCTCTAGTATTTGTGATTGCATCTTATTCTTCTGGTTTTATCTTGCCTAATCCCTAatgttatgtattttttttaataaattttttttcAGCAAAGAGTGAGGTTCTCTCTCCCacaaaagaagaagaagctgAAATCGAGGTGCCTAAATCTTCCAAAAAAGTCGAAAAAACCATCACACAGGAAATTACAAAGATGGGTATGTATCTCTAATATTGTGATTGTTCCTTTTTCTTATGATATTATCTTGCCTAATCCCTAatgttatgtattttttttttaaatttctttcaGCAAAGAGTGAGGTTCTCTCTCCCACACAAGAAGAAGAAGCTGAAATCAAGGTGCCTAAATCTTCCAAAAAAGTCGATGAAACCAACATGAAAAGAGGTAGAAAAGATTGGTATATGTTGTTTGTTAATGTCATCGTGTCATGTCATCCTTGTTGAAAATGCCATTAAttttgtaaatgttatttgaagGTGGCAATAAGAATGATGCTGATGTGGACGCCAGGAATAATTCTAGAGGACTATATCTAACAATGGGTGGGCCAGGGGCAGGGGGAGGGCCTGTTTCTGAGGAGATGCATGATACTTC is a window of Lactuca sativa cultivar Salinas chromosome 1, Lsat_Salinas_v11, whole genome shotgun sequence DNA encoding:
- the LOC111910472 gene encoding uncharacterized protein LOC111910472 produces the protein MKVVTTEAPQFWLCEECERKKLFSPTKTTDKEQIPEVLIQKNTRVLKSPNKSSFASRFNFKEKRVNTGRTKYISCDEAVKLSSGVNRSEQQPLSSRNAFSCKHGSSRSMPPPREKSLVKIYGATNNSKFEPQLQQPVAQKSTAVKDSIKSTKCSSVRVERTNTKSFSPRSEVLPPTKEEADIRKQIEVPKSSNKIEKNITQETIKMAKSEVLSPTKEEEAEIEVPKSSKKVEKTITQEITKMAKSEVLSPTQEEEAEIKVPKSSKKVDETNMKRGRKDWYMLFVNVIVSCHPC